The Xanthobacter flavus genome includes a window with the following:
- the cysE gene encoding serine O-acetyltransferase, translated as MPQVPMVSPLPVSSAPDIAAPRVTRLGTERWHDVVDPVWARLRNEAEEAAEREPLLAGFFTSAILGQPSLEAVIGERIAARLGDTDLPGSAIRAAWLDAVARDKDISQALRADVMAVVDRDPAADRTLEPVLYFKGFHAIQSHRLAHSLWNNGHKDFALYLQSRASSVFAVDIHPQVPIGRGVFFDHATGIVIGATAVIEDDVSILQGVTLGGTGKESGDRHPKIRRGVLIGAGAKVLGNIEVGRCARVAAGSVVLKPVPRNSTVAGIPAKVVGEAGCAEPSRSMDQMFEDNIWSGADI; from the coding sequence ATGCCGCAAGTGCCGATGGTTTCGCCCCTGCCGGTTTCGTCCGCGCCGGACATTGCCGCGCCGCGCGTCACGCGCCTTGGCACCGAGCGCTGGCACGACGTGGTGGACCCGGTCTGGGCGCGCCTGCGCAACGAGGCCGAGGAGGCCGCCGAGCGCGAGCCTCTGCTCGCCGGCTTCTTCACCAGCGCCATCCTCGGCCAGCCGAGCCTGGAAGCCGTGATCGGCGAGCGCATCGCCGCCCGTCTCGGCGACACCGATCTGCCGGGCTCAGCCATCCGCGCCGCCTGGCTCGATGCGGTCGCCCGCGACAAGGACATCTCCCAGGCCCTGCGCGCCGACGTGATGGCGGTGGTGGACCGCGATCCCGCCGCCGACCGCACGCTGGAGCCGGTGCTGTATTTCAAGGGCTTCCACGCCATCCAGTCGCACCGGCTGGCCCATTCCCTGTGGAACAACGGGCACAAGGATTTCGCGCTCTATCTCCAGAGCCGGGCCTCTTCCGTCTTCGCCGTGGACATCCATCCGCAGGTACCGATCGGGCGGGGCGTGTTCTTTGACCATGCGACCGGTATCGTCATCGGCGCGACGGCGGTGATCGAGGATGACGTTTCCATCCTCCAGGGCGTCACGCTCGGCGGCACCGGCAAGGAGAGCGGCGACCGGCATCCCAAGATCCGCCGCGGCGTGCTCATCGGCGCCGGGGCCAAGGTGCTGGGCAACATCGAGGTGGGCCGCTGCGCCCGCGTCGCCGCCGGCTCGGTGGTGCTGAAGCCGGTGCCGCGCAACTCAACCGTGGCCGGGATCCCGGCCAAGGTTGTGGGCGAGGCCGGCTGCGCCGAGCCCTCGCGCTCCATGGACCAGATGTTCGAGGACAACATCTGGTCCGGTGCGGACATCTGA
- a CDS encoding DUF3126 family protein, giving the protein MDKTEIEQVQRYMRNLFNNPQINVAARAKPKGSAEVFLGEEAIGTLDKDEEDGELSYHFRMPVLDKDAPSYLRTKFGNPKFKVVAFAKSKDTAEVYLGDDAIGTLTKDEEKGKATQNFRMAIFETDLE; this is encoded by the coding sequence TTGGACAAGACCGAGATCGAGCAGGTGCAGCGTTATATGCGGAACCTCTTCAACAATCCGCAGATCAACGTGGCGGCCCGCGCGAAGCCGAAGGGCAGCGCCGAGGTGTTCCTCGGCGAGGAAGCCATCGGCACTCTGGACAAGGACGAGGAGGACGGCGAGCTTTCCTACCATTTCCGCATGCCGGTTCTGGATAAGGACGCTCCGAGCTACCTCCGCACCAAGTTCGGCAATCCGAAGTTCAAGGTGGTTGCCTTCGCCAAGTCGAAGGACACGGCCGAGGTCTATCTCGGCGATGATGCCATCGGCACCCTCACCAAGGACGAGGAAAAGGGGAAGGCCACGCAGAACTTTCGCATGGCCATCTTCGAGACCGATCTGGAGTGA
- the pcaD gene encoding 3-oxoadipate enol-lactonase, translated as MALLEVSGERFRVEVTGPVGAPPLILSHSLGCTLGMWDEVVPLFPGRRLIRYDARGHGESAAPDQVYAMGDLGRDVLAIMDRLSLSTADFCGLSLGGMVGQWLALNAPQRLTRLVIANTTAHAGPARFWDHRIKAVRKDGTGPIADSVIDSWFTPQFKAQRPARVAEVRAMVTGTKPAGYMGTSAAMRDMDFRADLPRIATQTLVIVSDGDRSTPPAWGETIAGAIPGAKLARLPGGHLSAIEQPEAFARTVSTFLE; from the coding sequence GTGGCGCTGCTGGAGGTTTCGGGCGAGCGGTTCAGGGTGGAGGTGACCGGGCCGGTGGGCGCGCCGCCGCTCATTCTCTCCCACTCCCTCGGCTGCACGCTCGGCATGTGGGACGAGGTGGTGCCCCTGTTCCCCGGCCGCCGCCTCATCCGCTACGACGCCCGGGGCCATGGCGAGAGCGCCGCGCCGGATCAGGTCTATGCCATGGGCGATCTCGGCCGGGATGTGCTGGCCATCATGGACCGCCTCAGTCTCTCCACCGCCGATTTCTGCGGCCTGTCGCTCGGCGGCATGGTGGGCCAGTGGCTGGCGCTGAACGCGCCGCAGCGCCTCACCCGCCTTGTGATCGCCAACACCACCGCCCATGCTGGGCCGGCGCGCTTCTGGGATCATCGCATCAAGGCGGTGCGCAAGGACGGCACCGGGCCGATTGCCGATTCCGTCATCGACAGCTGGTTCACGCCGCAGTTCAAGGCCCAGCGTCCGGCGCGGGTGGCGGAGGTCCGCGCCATGGTCACGGGCACGAAGCCCGCCGGCTACATGGGCACCAGCGCCGCCATGCGCGATATGGATTTCCGCGCCGACCTTCCGCGCATCGCCACGCAGACGCTGGTCATCGTCTCGGACGGCGACCGCTCCACGCCGCCGGCCTGGGGCGAGACCATCGCGGGCGCCATTCCCGGCGCGAAGCTGGCGCGGCTGCCCGGCGGGCATCTCTCCGCCATCGAGCAGCCTGAGGCTTTCGCGCGGACCGTCTCCACGTTCCTGGAATAG
- a CDS encoding cation diffusion facilitator family transporter encodes MASLHGGPDHDHDHGGQGLGSHDHGSHDHAGHDHGGHAHAGRAHGGHAHGHGGHGHSHAPPDSLRAFAIGAGLNLGFVIIEAGFGFWSGSLALLADAGHNLSDVLGLLLAWGAAWLSRRAPTAKRTYGYGRSSILAALANAMLLLVATGGIILEAFGRISHPEPIQTGIVMVVALVGVGVNIGTALLFMAGRKGDLNVRGAFVHMVADGAISLGVVVAGAVIALTGWLWLDPVVSLAISVAIIAGTWGLLKDSVNLAMDMVPEGIDPAAVEAYLAGRPGVSEVHDLHIWGLSTTSVALSAHLVRPGADLDDDFLSATCEGLKARFGIVHPVLQVEQGRMQCALAPKDVV; translated from the coding sequence ATGGCATCCCTTCACGGCGGTCCGGACCACGATCACGATCATGGCGGCCAAGGCCTAGGGTCCCACGACCACGGCTCCCACGACCACGCGGGTCACGACCATGGCGGACATGCGCACGCCGGACGTGCGCACGGTGGCCATGCCCACGGCCACGGCGGTCACGGCCATTCCCATGCCCCGCCGGATTCGCTCCGCGCCTTCGCCATCGGGGCCGGGCTGAATCTCGGCTTCGTCATCATCGAGGCGGGGTTCGGCTTCTGGTCCGGCTCGCTCGCCCTGCTGGCGGATGCGGGGCACAATCTCTCCGACGTGCTCGGCCTGCTGCTCGCCTGGGGCGCCGCCTGGCTGTCGCGCCGCGCGCCGACGGCGAAGCGCACCTACGGCTATGGCCGCTCGTCCATCCTCGCCGCGCTCGCCAATGCGATGCTCCTGCTGGTCGCCACCGGCGGCATCATTCTGGAAGCCTTCGGCCGCATCTCCCACCCCGAGCCGATCCAGACCGGGATTGTGATGGTGGTGGCGCTGGTGGGCGTCGGCGTGAACATCGGCACGGCGCTGCTGTTCATGGCGGGGCGCAAGGGCGACCTGAACGTCCGTGGCGCCTTCGTCCACATGGTGGCCGATGGCGCGATCTCGCTCGGCGTGGTGGTCGCGGGCGCGGTGATCGCGCTCACCGGCTGGCTGTGGCTCGACCCGGTGGTGTCGCTGGCGATCTCCGTCGCCATCATCGCCGGCACCTGGGGGCTGCTGAAGGACAGCGTGAACCTCGCCATGGACATGGTGCCCGAGGGCATCGACCCTGCAGCGGTGGAGGCCTATCTCGCCGGGCGTCCCGGCGTCAGCGAGGTCCACGATCTCCACATCTGGGGCCTCAGCACCACGTCCGTGGCGCTCAGCGCGCATCTGGTCCGGCCGGGCGCCGACCTCGACGACGATTTCCTGTCGGCGACCTGCGAGGGGCTGAAGGCGCGTTTCGGGATCGTCCACCCGGTGCTTCAGGTGGAGCAAGGGCGCATGCAGTGCGCCCTCGCGCCGAAGGACGTGGTGTAG
- a CDS encoding formate dehydrogenase subunit delta has translation MSHNSTEKLVYMANQIATAFAAQKHEAAVEATRTHIRKFWDPRMRTKIAEHVAHGGEGLLPIAREALEGLQAPKAA, from the coding sequence ATGTCGCATAACTCGACCGAAAAGCTCGTCTACATGGCCAACCAGATCGCCACCGCCTTCGCCGCGCAGAAGCACGAGGCGGCGGTGGAGGCGACGCGCACCCACATCCGGAAGTTCTGGGACCCGCGCATGCGCACCAAGATTGCCGAGCATGTGGCTCACGGCGGCGAGGGCCTTCTGCCCATCGCCCGCGAGGCGCTGGAAGGATTGCAGGCGCCGAAGGCCGCCTGA
- the fdhD gene encoding formate dehydrogenase accessory sulfurtransferase FdhD, which yields MTDEPTCPLPSDLPAPPPARRVERVQIRDGALSSGTRAVPEEVPVALTFNGTTHAVMMASPTDIAAFALGFALTEGIVAAKEEIFSRDVIVVDEGIEARMWIAEEKMKHLSARRRALAGPTGCGLCGVESLAEAVKPAAHVTTTTSFAPDVVLGAMAALGPLQALNRETRAVHAAAYFEPGRGILALAEDVGRHNALDKLVGMASDAGFDTARGLLLLTSRVSIEMVQKAAVLGVGVIAAVSAPTSLAIRTADAAGITLAAIVRDDGFEIFTHPGRIAPASSERDHVA from the coding sequence ATGACCGACGAACCCACCTGCCCGCTCCCCTCAGACCTCCCCGCGCCCCCTCCGGCGCGGCGGGTGGAGCGTGTGCAGATCAGGGATGGTGCGCTCTCCTCCGGCACCCGCGCGGTGCCGGAGGAAGTGCCGGTGGCCCTCACCTTCAACGGCACCACACATGCTGTGATGATGGCGAGCCCGACCGACATCGCCGCCTTCGCGCTGGGATTTGCGCTCACCGAGGGCATCGTCGCGGCGAAGGAGGAGATTTTCTCCCGCGACGTGATCGTCGTCGATGAGGGCATCGAGGCGCGCATGTGGATCGCCGAGGAGAAGATGAAGCATCTCTCCGCCCGGCGGCGCGCGCTCGCCGGCCCCACCGGCTGCGGCCTGTGCGGAGTGGAGAGCCTGGCCGAGGCGGTGAAGCCCGCGGCCCATGTCACGACCACGACTTCCTTCGCGCCCGACGTGGTGCTGGGCGCCATGGCCGCCCTCGGCCCCCTCCAGGCGCTGAACCGGGAGACGCGGGCGGTCCATGCCGCTGCCTATTTCGAGCCCGGACGCGGCATCCTCGCCCTCGCCGAGGATGTAGGCCGCCACAACGCCCTGGACAAGCTCGTCGGGATGGCCTCCGACGCGGGCTTCGACACCGCCCGTGGGCTCCTCCTGCTCACCAGCCGCGTCTCCATCGAGATGGTGCAGAAGGCGGCGGTGCTGGGCGTGGGTGTGATCGCGGCGGTGTCTGCACCCACCTCACTCGCCATCCGCACGGCGGATGCGGCGGGCATCACCCTTGCCGCCATCGTGCGCGACGACGGCTTCGAGATTTTCACCCATCCCGGGCGCATCGCGCCCGCGTCATCGGAACGGGACCATGTCGCATAA
- the fdhF gene encoding formate dehydrogenase subunit alpha, translated as MSLVHEIDYGTPASKSEKLVTLTIDGMKVQVPEGTSIMRAAMEVGNQIPKLCATDMLDAFGSCRLCLVEIEGRNGTPASCTTPVMDGIVVKTQTERLKKIRKGVMELYISDHPLDCLTCSANGDCELQDMAGVVGLRDVRYGYEGENHTKLGKDESNPYFTYEKSKCIVCNRCVRACEEVQGTFALTISGRGFDSRVSPGMDESFLTSECVSCGACVQSCPTATLNEKAMYNIGTPEHSVVTTCAYCGVGCTFKAEMRGDELVRMVPYKDGKANRGHSCVKGRFAYGYAVHQDRILKPMIRSSIHEPWKEVSYEEAIAYAASEFKRIQEKYGKRSVGGITSSRCTNEETYLVQKLIRGGFGNNNVDTCARVCHSPTGYGLSVTYGTSAGTQDFDSVEETDVVLIIGANPTDGHPVFGSRLKKRLRQGAKLIVVDPRRTDVVRSPHIEAAYHLPLRPGTNVAIVTAMAHVIVTEGLVNEQFVRERCDWDEFQEWAAFVAEERHSPEAVEKYTGVSAEAVRGAARLYATGGNGAIYYGLGVTEHSQGSTTVIAIANLAMATGNIGRNGVGVNPLRGQNNVQGSCDMGSFPHELPGYRHISDDATRAAFEALWGVGLDEEPGLRIPNMFDAAVEGTYKGMYVQGEDILQSDPDTKHVSAGLAALECLVVQDLFLNETANYAHVFLPGCSFLEKDGTFTNAERRIQRIRKVMAPKNGYADWEVTQMLSNALGFPMNYQHPSEIMDEIAALTPSFAGVNYKLLDELGSVQWPCNEKAPEGTPIMHIGGFVRGKGKFMLTEYVPTDEKTGPRFPLLLTTGRILSQYNVGAQTRRTENSVWHSEDVLEVHPHDAELRGIRDGDFVKLDSRAGSTSLRAVISDRVSPGVVYTTFHHPVTQANVVTTDYSDWATNCPEYKVTAVQISPSNGPTQWQEEYEDLSRKSRRIAAE; from the coding sequence ATGTCCCTCGTCCATGAAATCGACTACGGCACGCCGGCTTCCAAGTCGGAGAAGCTGGTCACGCTCACCATCGACGGCATGAAGGTGCAGGTGCCGGAAGGCACCTCCATCATGCGCGCCGCCATGGAGGTGGGGAACCAGATCCCCAAGCTCTGCGCCACCGACATGCTCGACGCCTTCGGCTCCTGCCGGCTCTGCCTCGTCGAGATCGAGGGCCGCAACGGCACGCCCGCCTCCTGCACCACGCCGGTTATGGACGGCATTGTGGTGAAGACCCAGACCGAGCGGCTCAAGAAGATCCGCAAGGGGGTGATGGAGCTCTACATCTCCGACCACCCGCTGGACTGCCTGACCTGCTCCGCCAATGGCGATTGCGAGCTGCAGGATATGGCCGGCGTCGTCGGCCTGCGCGACGTGCGCTATGGCTACGAGGGCGAGAACCACACGAAGCTCGGGAAGGACGAGTCCAACCCCTACTTCACCTATGAAAAGTCGAAGTGCATCGTCTGCAACCGCTGCGTCCGCGCCTGCGAGGAAGTGCAGGGCACGTTCGCGCTCACCATCTCCGGACGTGGCTTCGACAGCCGCGTCTCGCCGGGCATGGACGAGAGCTTCCTCACCTCGGAGTGCGTCTCCTGCGGCGCCTGCGTGCAGTCCTGCCCGACCGCGACGCTGAACGAGAAGGCCATGTACAACATCGGCACCCCCGAGCATTCGGTGGTGACGACGTGCGCCTATTGTGGCGTCGGCTGCACCTTCAAGGCAGAGATGCGCGGCGACGAGCTGGTGCGCATGGTGCCCTACAAGGACGGCAAGGCGAACCGTGGCCATTCCTGCGTGAAGGGCCGCTTCGCCTATGGCTATGCGGTCCATCAGGACCGCATCCTGAAGCCCATGATCCGCTCCTCCATCCACGAGCCGTGGAAGGAAGTGAGCTATGAGGAGGCCATCGCCTACGCCGCCTCCGAGTTCAAGCGCATCCAGGAGAAGTATGGCAAGCGCTCGGTGGGTGGCATCACCTCCTCGCGCTGCACCAACGAGGAGACATACCTCGTCCAGAAGCTGATCCGCGGCGGCTTCGGCAACAACAACGTCGACACCTGCGCCCGCGTCTGCCACTCGCCCACCGGCTACGGCCTCTCCGTGACCTACGGCACCTCGGCCGGCACGCAGGACTTCGACAGCGTCGAAGAAACCGACGTGGTGCTCATCATCGGTGCCAACCCGACCGACGGCCACCCGGTGTTCGGCTCGCGCCTAAAGAAGCGGCTGCGCCAGGGCGCCAAGCTGATCGTGGTGGATCCCCGCCGCACCGACGTGGTGCGCTCGCCCCATATCGAGGCGGCCTACCACCTGCCGCTGCGCCCGGGTACCAACGTGGCGATCGTGACCGCCATGGCCCATGTCATCGTCACCGAAGGGCTGGTGAACGAGCAGTTCGTGCGCGAGCGCTGCGACTGGGACGAGTTCCAGGAATGGGCCGCCTTCGTTGCCGAGGAGCGCCACTCCCCCGAGGCGGTGGAGAAGTATACCGGCGTTTCCGCCGAGGCGGTGCGCGGCGCGGCGCGGCTCTATGCCACCGGCGGCAACGGCGCGATCTATTACGGGCTGGGCGTGACCGAGCATTCGCAGGGCTCGACCACCGTCATCGCCATCGCCAACCTCGCCATGGCCACCGGCAACATCGGCCGCAACGGCGTGGGCGTGAACCCGCTCCGCGGCCAGAACAACGTGCAGGGCTCGTGCGACATGGGCTCGTTCCCGCACGAGCTGCCGGGCTACCGCCACATCTCGGACGACGCCACCCGCGCCGCGTTCGAGGCCCTATGGGGCGTCGGGCTCGATGAGGAGCCGGGCCTGCGCATCCCCAACATGTTCGATGCGGCGGTCGAAGGCACCTACAAGGGCATGTATGTGCAGGGCGAGGACATCCTCCAGTCCGACCCCGACACCAAGCACGTCTCGGCCGGCCTTGCCGCGCTGGAGTGCCTGGTGGTGCAGGACCTGTTCCTGAACGAGACCGCCAACTACGCCCACGTCTTCCTGCCGGGCTGCTCCTTCCTCGAGAAGGACGGCACCTTCACCAATGCCGAGCGCCGCATCCAGCGCATCCGCAAGGTGATGGCGCCGAAGAACGGCTACGCGGACTGGGAGGTCACCCAGATGCTCTCCAACGCGCTGGGCTTCCCCATGAACTACCAGCATCCGTCCGAGATCATGGACGAGATCGCGGCGCTGACCCCCTCGTTCGCCGGCGTCAACTACAAGCTGCTCGACGAGTTGGGCTCGGTGCAGTGGCCCTGCAACGAGAAGGCGCCGGAAGGCACGCCCATCATGCACATCGGCGGCTTCGTGCGCGGCAAGGGCAAGTTCATGCTCACCGAGTACGTGCCCACCGATGAGAAGACCGGGCCGCGCTTCCCGCTGCTGCTCACCACCGGCCGCATCCTCAGCCAGTACAATGTGGGCGCCCAGACCCGGCGCACCGAGAACTCCGTCTGGCATTCGGAGGACGTGCTGGAAGTCCATCCGCACGATGCCGAGCTGCGGGGCATCCGCGACGGCGATTTCGTGAAGCTGGACAGCCGCGCCGGCTCCACCTCGCTGCGCGCGGTGATCTCCGATCGCGTCTCGCCCGGCGTGGTCTACACCACCTTCCATCACCCGGTGACGCAGGCCAACGTGGTGACCACCGACTATTCCGACTGGGCCACCAACTGCCCGGAATACAAGGTGACGGCGGTGCAGATCTCGCCCTCCAACGGCCCGACCCAGTGGCAGGAGGAATACGAGGACCTCAGCCGCAAGAGCCGCCGCATCGCGGCGGAGTGA
- a CDS encoding formate dehydrogenase beta subunit: protein MKSPRIFVPNDATAIACGADRVAKRLEAGLLARGITADITRNGSRGMFWLEPLVEVETERGRIGYGPVTPAEVDELLHAGFLHGADHPKCIGVVDELPWLKKQTRLTFARIGIIDPLSLTEYEAHGGYRGLKRAIDLGPSGTVEEVFESGLRGRGGAGFPTGIKWRTVAAAPADQKYIVCNADEGDSGTFADRLIMEADPYCLIEGMTIAGLAVGATKGFVYCRSEYPIAFVVMEKAIEKARMAGLLGDNIMGSGLSFDMEMRMGAGAYVCGEETSLLESLEGKRGLVRAKPPLPAHVGLFGKPTVINNLVSLATVPIILDKGGKFYRDFGMGRSRGTMPIQLAGNIKHGGLFETAFGISLGDLVNEIGGGTASGRPVKAVQAGGPLGAYLPVHQFDTPFDYEAFAAKDALIGHGGIVVFDDTVDMAHMAKFAMEFCAHESCGKCTPCRIGSTRGVETIDKIVAGEKREQNLALLEDLCHTMKLGSLCALGGFTPYPVVSALTHFPEDFGATPKLPAAAE, encoded by the coding sequence ATGAAGTCCCCCCGCATCTTCGTTCCCAACGACGCCACCGCCATCGCATGCGGTGCCGACCGCGTCGCCAAGCGACTTGAGGCCGGCCTCCTCGCCCGCGGCATCACCGCCGACATCACCCGCAACGGCTCGCGCGGCATGTTCTGGCTGGAGCCGCTGGTGGAAGTCGAGACCGAGCGTGGCCGCATTGGCTATGGCCCGGTGACGCCCGCCGAGGTGGATGAGCTGCTGCACGCCGGCTTCCTGCACGGCGCCGATCACCCCAAGTGCATCGGCGTGGTGGATGAGCTGCCCTGGCTGAAGAAGCAGACGCGCCTCACCTTCGCCCGCATCGGCATCATCGATCCGCTCTCCCTCACCGAATACGAGGCGCACGGCGGCTACCGTGGCCTGAAGCGCGCCATCGATCTTGGACCGTCCGGAACCGTGGAAGAGGTGTTCGAGAGCGGCCTGCGCGGCCGTGGCGGCGCCGGCTTCCCGACCGGCATCAAGTGGCGCACGGTGGCGGCTGCCCCGGCCGACCAGAAGTACATCGTCTGCAACGCCGACGAGGGCGACAGCGGCACCTTCGCCGACCGCCTCATCATGGAGGCGGACCCCTACTGCCTCATCGAGGGCATGACGATTGCCGGCCTCGCCGTGGGCGCGACCAAGGGCTTCGTCTATTGCCGCTCGGAATATCCCATCGCCTTCGTGGTGATGGAGAAGGCCATCGAGAAGGCGCGCATGGCGGGCCTGCTCGGCGACAACATCATGGGCTCGGGCCTCTCCTTCGACATGGAAATGCGCATGGGCGCGGGCGCCTATGTGTGCGGCGAGGAGACCTCGCTGCTGGAGAGCCTTGAGGGCAAGCGCGGCCTCGTGCGCGCCAAGCCGCCGCTGCCGGCCCATGTGGGCCTGTTCGGCAAGCCCACGGTCATCAACAACCTCGTCTCCCTCGCCACCGTGCCGATCATCCTCGACAAGGGCGGCAAGTTCTATCGCGACTTCGGCATGGGCCGCTCGCGCGGCACCATGCCCATCCAGCTTGCCGGCAACATCAAGCATGGCGGCCTGTTCGAGACCGCGTTCGGCATCTCGCTGGGCGATCTGGTGAACGAGATCGGCGGCGGCACGGCCTCCGGCCGTCCGGTGAAGGCGGTCCAGGCGGGCGGGCCGCTCGGCGCCTATCTGCCGGTCCACCAGTTCGACACGCCGTTCGACTACGAGGCCTTCGCGGCCAAGGACGCGCTCATCGGCCACGGCGGCATCGTGGTGTTCGACGACACGGTGGACATGGCCCACATGGCCAAGTTCGCCATGGAGTTCTGTGCCCACGAAAGCTGCGGCAAGTGCACCCCCTGCCGCATCGGCTCCACCCGTGGCGTCGAGACCATCGACAAGATCGTCGCCGGCGAGAAGCGCGAGCAGAATCTCGCCCTGCTGGAAGACCTCTGCCACACCATGAAGCTCGGCTCGCTCTGCGCGCTCGGCGGCTTCACGCCCTACCCCGTCGTCAGCGCCCTCACCCATTTCCCGGAAGACTTCGGCGCCACGCCGAAGCTGCCGGCCGCCGCAGAATAA
- a CDS encoding formate dehydrogenase subunit gamma gives MAVYEDWNTERAAQVIAEHKHLDGATMPILHAMQETFGFVPDPVVPMIAETLNLSRAEVYGVLTFYHDFRREPPGRTVVKLCAAEACQAMGSTALTAYAEEKLGVAMGETSADGRVTLEPIYCLGLCACAPSALVDGQLVGRLDRATVDEIAECVAAGKHFGEV, from the coding sequence ATGGCGGTCTATGAGGATTGGAACACCGAGCGCGCAGCGCAGGTGATCGCGGAGCACAAGCATCTCGACGGCGCCACCATGCCGATCCTGCACGCCATGCAGGAGACGTTCGGTTTCGTGCCCGATCCGGTGGTGCCGATGATCGCGGAGACGCTCAACCTCTCCCGCGCCGAGGTCTATGGCGTCCTCACCTTCTATCACGACTTCCGCCGCGAGCCGCCGGGCCGCACAGTGGTGAAGCTGTGCGCCGCCGAGGCCTGCCAGGCCATGGGCAGCACCGCCCTCACCGCCTATGCGGAAGAGAAGCTGGGCGTCGCCATGGGCGAGACCTCGGCCGACGGGCGCGTGACGCTCGAACCCATCTATTGCCTCGGCCTGTGCGCCTGCGCCCCCTCTGCTCTGGTGGACGGGCAGTTGGTCGGCCGCCTCGACCGCGCCACCGTCGATGAAATCGCCGAGTGCGTCGCCGCCGGCAAGCACTTCGGAGAGGTGTGA
- a CDS encoding LysR family transcriptional regulator, giving the protein MIDKLEYLIALARERHFGRAAEACGVTQPTLSAGIKQLEDTLGVLLVQRGSRFMGFTPEGERTLEWARRIVADSRAMRQDIDALKRGLAGPLRIAAIPTALPMVAALTTPFRARHPDVRFTVISRTSIEILNHLENLEIDAGLTYLDNEPLGRVNTVPLYRERYRLVTAADAKYGDRESVTWAEVAELQLALLTPDMQNRRIVDNLLAAAGASHKPTLESNSMIVLFTHVRTGLWSSVMPAMLADSLGLTSTVRSIPILEPDISHSIGLVVPHREPTTPITAALVAEARRIAPKLEQATLADPAIAAMQQ; this is encoded by the coding sequence ATGATAGACAAGCTCGAATACCTGATCGCACTTGCGCGTGAACGCCACTTCGGCCGGGCGGCCGAGGCCTGCGGCGTCACCCAGCCCACGCTCTCCGCCGGGATTAAACAGCTGGAGGACACGCTCGGCGTGCTGCTGGTGCAGCGCGGCTCCCGCTTCATGGGCTTCACGCCCGAGGGCGAGCGGACGCTGGAATGGGCGCGGCGGATCGTGGCCGATTCCCGCGCCATGCGTCAGGACATCGATGCGCTGAAACGCGGCCTCGCCGGCCCCCTGCGCATCGCCGCCATTCCCACCGCTCTGCCCATGGTGGCGGCGCTGACGACCCCGTTCCGCGCGCGCCATCCGGATGTGCGCTTCACGGTGATCTCGCGCACCTCCATCGAGATCCTGAACCACCTCGAGAATTTGGAGATCGACGCCGGCCTCACCTATCTCGACAACGAGCCGCTCGGCCGGGTGAACACCGTGCCGCTCTATCGCGAGCGCTACCGCCTCGTCACCGCCGCCGATGCCAAATACGGGGACCGTGAGAGCGTCACCTGGGCGGAGGTGGCCGAGTTGCAGCTCGCCCTTCTCACCCCTGACATGCAGAACCGACGGATCGTGGACAATCTCCTCGCCGCCGCCGGCGCCAGCCACAAGCCGACGCTGGAATCCAACTCCATGATCGTGCTGTTCACCCACGTGCGCACGGGACTGTGGTCGAGCGTGATGCCCGCCATGCTGGCGGATTCGCTGGGGCTGACCTCCACGGTGCGCTCCATCCCGATCCTGGAGCCGGACATTTCCCATTCCATCGGCCTTGTGGTGCCCCATCGCGAGCCGACGACGCCCATTACCGCTGCTCTCGTTGCGGAAGCCCGCCGCATCGCGCCGAAGCTGGAGCAGGCCACATTGGCCGATCCAGCCATTGCTGCAATGCAACAATAA